A window of Gemmatimonadales bacterium contains these coding sequences:
- a CDS encoding alpha/beta hydrolase, protein MRWSAPAPAADPRHRSWRSRLLPASDLGFVHRFVPASDPASRVVVLLLHGTGGGEADLLPLGHAVAPGAALLSPRGKVLEHGMPRFFRRIAEGVFDLDDLRFRTDELAGFVRAARELYRLDGRPLVALGFSNGANIAASLLLLKPDVLQGAILLRPMVPLEPDEPPALRGVEVFIGAGRADTIVPPREAERLADLLARAGADVQLHWSEAGHGLVPADVDAAREWLAEAG, encoded by the coding sequence ATGCGCTGGAGCGCACCGGCGCCGGCCGCGGACCCACGGCACCGCTCCTGGAGGAGCCGCCTCCTGCCGGCCTCTGATCTCGGCTTCGTCCACCGCTTCGTCCCCGCGTCCGATCCGGCGTCGCGGGTGGTGGTGCTCCTGCTGCATGGCACCGGCGGGGGCGAGGCGGATCTGCTCCCGCTGGGCCACGCGGTGGCGCCGGGTGCGGCGCTGCTGAGTCCGCGCGGCAAGGTGCTGGAGCACGGCATGCCGCGCTTTTTCCGGCGGATCGCCGAAGGGGTCTTCGACCTCGACGATCTCAGGTTCCGCACCGACGAGCTGGCGGGGTTCGTCCGCGCCGCGCGCGAGCTCTATCGGCTCGACGGCCGCCCGCTCGTGGCGCTCGGATTTTCCAACGGGGCCAACATCGCGGCCAGCCTGCTGCTCTTGAAACCCGATGTGCTCCAGGGCGCGATCCTGCTCCGTCCCATGGTGCCGCTCGAGCCCGACGAGCCGCCCGCGCTCCGCGGAGTGGAAGTGTTCATCGGCGCCGGCCGCGCCGATACGATTGTGCCGCCGCGCGAGGCCGAGCGGCTGGCCGATCTGCTGGCCCGCGCGGGCGCGGACGTGCAGTTGCACTGGAGCGAGGCAGGGCACGGGCTCGTGCCGGCGGACGTGGATGCGGCGCGCGAGTGGCTCGCGGAGGCGGGGTGA
- a CDS encoding aldo/keto reductase, translating into MTLPTRPLGTSGMRLTTVGFGAWAVGGGDWAFGWGPQDDADSIAAIRHALSRGINWIDTAAVYGLGHSEEVVRRALEGIPATERPFVFTKCGMVWNPRDRSAQPEQSLRPESIRRECEASLRRLGVDRIDLYQFHWPDAVGTPIEDSWAEMARLIDEGKVRAGGVSNFGVALLERCEAIRHVDSLQPPFSLLRRNVAVEELPWCKSHGTGVIAYSPMQSGILTDSFSAERVARLDAGDWRRRSPEFQEPRLARNLALRDALRPIAARHGATVAATAVAWTLAWPAVTGAIVGARTPAQVDGWIGAASLTLTAEDLREVADALERTGAGRGPTAPLLEEPPPAGL; encoded by the coding sequence ATGACGCTTCCCACCCGCCCGCTCGGCACCAGCGGCATGCGGCTCACCACCGTGGGGTTCGGCGCCTGGGCCGTGGGCGGCGGCGACTGGGCCTTCGGTTGGGGGCCGCAGGACGACGCCGACTCGATCGCCGCCATCCGTCACGCGCTATCGCGCGGCATCAACTGGATCGACACGGCGGCGGTGTACGGGCTCGGCCACTCGGAGGAAGTCGTGCGCCGGGCGCTCGAGGGGATTCCGGCGACAGAGCGGCCGTTCGTCTTCACCAAGTGCGGCATGGTGTGGAACCCGCGCGACCGGAGCGCGCAACCCGAGCAATCGCTCCGGCCGGAGTCGATCCGCCGCGAGTGCGAAGCATCGCTCCGGCGGCTCGGCGTGGATCGCATCGACCTGTATCAATTCCACTGGCCCGACGCGGTGGGCACGCCGATCGAAGACTCGTGGGCCGAGATGGCGCGGCTCATCGACGAGGGAAAGGTGCGTGCAGGCGGCGTCTCCAACTTCGGCGTCGCGCTGCTCGAGCGCTGCGAGGCGATCCGGCACGTCGATTCGCTCCAGCCGCCGTTCTCTCTTCTCCGCCGGAACGTCGCCGTCGAGGAGCTGCCCTGGTGCAAGAGCCACGGCACCGGCGTCATCGCCTACAGCCCCATGCAGTCGGGCATCCTCACCGACAGCTTCTCGGCCGAGCGCGTGGCGCGACTCGATGCAGGAGACTGGCGCCGGCGCTCGCCGGAGTTCCAGGAGCCGCGCCTCGCGCGCAACCTGGCGCTCCGCGACGCGCTCCGCCCGATCGCGGCGCGCCATGGGGCAACGGTGGCGGCAACGGCCGTCGCATGGACGCTGGCATGGCCCGCGGTCACCGGCGCCATCGTCGGCGCGCGTACCCCCGCCCAGGTGGATGGGTGGATCGGCGCCGCGTCGCTTACGCTCACGGCGGAAGATCTGCGCGAAGTCGCCGATGCGCTGGAGCGCACCGGCGCCGGCCGCGGACCCACGGCACCGCTCCTGGAGGAGCCGCCTCCTGCCGGCCTCTGA
- a CDS encoding OmpA family protein, which yields MRVRVVTAALLLAIAPAVSAQSAGTFEIGAFGKNTFFDDKLGLDNKFGGGGSLGFYLLRNLALEAEGGYTKSRDAFNNSVSNIPLRARLTYNVPLGGFGSALQLGAGYVRDLYRQDVHFNDNGFTALAGFRYGLTEHWALRVDGTLDYVPSPEANRADKYTNLGIQAGLSLLFGNSYDSDHDGVKNDVDRCPNTPRGEQVDASGCSDSQRDSDTDGVKDNVDKCPNTPAGEKVDADGCADSQKDADGDGVLNTVDKCPNTPSGEQVDADGCAASQRDADGDGVMDNADKCPNTPAGEKVDANGCSQSQLDADGDGVPDASDQCANTPKGTPVDANGCPQDTDGDGVADGVDQCPNTPQGQAVDEKGCPILFQQGAKQVVLKGVNFETNKSDLTEDSKGVLQDVAKSLQENPDVKVEVAGHTDNVGTAAYNLRLSRARAKAVRDFLVANGVPASQLTSKGYGESKPIAPNKTADGRAQNRRVELNRLN from the coding sequence ATGAGAGTACGTGTGGTCACCGCTGCGCTGCTGCTCGCGATCGCGCCCGCCGTATCCGCGCAGTCAGCCGGAACTTTCGAGATCGGCGCTTTCGGCAAGAACACCTTCTTCGACGACAAGCTGGGTCTGGACAACAAATTCGGCGGCGGCGGCTCCCTCGGGTTCTACCTCCTGCGCAACCTCGCGCTCGAGGCCGAGGGCGGCTACACCAAGTCGCGCGATGCGTTCAACAACTCCGTCTCGAACATCCCGCTCCGCGCGCGGCTCACGTACAACGTCCCGCTCGGCGGCTTCGGCAGCGCGCTGCAGCTTGGCGCCGGCTACGTCCGCGATCTCTACCGGCAGGACGTGCACTTCAACGACAACGGGTTCACGGCGCTCGCCGGCTTCCGCTACGGCCTCACCGAGCACTGGGCACTCAGGGTGGACGGCACCCTCGATTACGTCCCGTCGCCCGAGGCCAACCGCGCCGACAAGTACACCAACCTCGGGATCCAGGCCGGGTTGAGTCTGCTGTTCGGCAACAGTTACGACAGCGACCACGACGGCGTGAAGAACGACGTCGATCGCTGCCCCAACACGCCGCGCGGCGAGCAGGTCGACGCGAGCGGCTGCTCCGACAGCCAGCGGGACAGCGACACCGACGGGGTGAAGGACAACGTCGACAAGTGCCCCAACACGCCCGCGGGCGAAAAGGTCGATGCGGACGGCTGCGCCGACAGCCAGAAGGACGCCGACGGTGACGGCGTGCTCAACACCGTCGACAAGTGCCCCAACACGCCGTCCGGCGAACAGGTCGATGCCGACGGCTGCGCCGCAAGTCAGCGCGACGCCGACGGCGACGGCGTGATGGACAATGCCGACAAGTGCCCCAACACGCCGGCGGGCGAGAAGGTGGACGCCAACGGCTGCTCGCAGAGCCAGCTCGATGCGGACGGCGACGGCGTGCCCGATGCGTCCGACCAGTGCGCCAACACCCCGAAGGGCACTCCGGTCGACGCCAACGGCTGCCCGCAGGACACCGACGGCGATGGCGTCGCCGACGGCGTGGATCAGTGCCCCAACACTCCGCAGGGTCAGGCGGTGGACGAGAAGGGGTGCCCGATCCTGTTCCAGCAGGGCGCCAAGCAGGTCGTCCTGAAGGGCGTCAACTTCGAGACCAACAAGTCGGACCTGACCGAGGACTCGAAGGGCGTGCTGCAGGATGTGGCCAAGTCGCTGCAGGAGAACCCGGACGTGAAGGTCGAAGTGGCGGGCCACACCGACAACGTGGGCACCGCGGCGTACAACCTGCGCCTCTCGCGGGCCCGCGCCAAGGCGGTGCGCGACTTCCTCGTCGCCAACGGCGTCCCGGCATCGCAGCTCACGTCGAAGGGCTATGGCGAGAGCAAGCCGATCGCCCCCAACAAGACGGCCGACGGTCGAGCGCAGAACCGCCGGGTGGAGCTCAACCGGCTCAACTAG
- a CDS encoding EamA family transporter, whose amino-acid sequence MPSGGSSQRAWRVAAAFAAIYAIWGSTYLAIRVAIETLPPFLMAGVRFLIAGTVLHLLGRLRGDAAPKAAHIAPSILLGALFFLVGNGGVVWAEQRVPSGLAALMVAVTPLWTTLFEWRGGGRAPSPWTGVGLVAGLAGVGMLVAPGELAPGRAALGGAVDVAGAAACMLSSLGWSFASVLSGGLRLPRSPAIASSLQMLAGGVLLVAAGLATGEGAHVAAHGFSLRSGLALGYLVVFGSLVAFTAFTWLLRVTSPSRVATCAYVNPVVAVFLGWALAGERLTPRVLVAAAVIIGAVVLIISTRRRGDEKGRGGEPEPTASPLPSGRPAA is encoded by the coding sequence GTGCCGTCCGGGGGTTCATCGCAGCGCGCGTGGCGGGTGGCCGCCGCGTTCGCCGCGATCTACGCCATCTGGGGCTCGACTTATCTCGCGATCCGGGTGGCCATCGAGACGCTGCCGCCGTTTCTCATGGCGGGCGTCCGGTTCCTGATCGCGGGTACGGTGCTCCACCTCCTCGGCCGGCTCCGGGGCGACGCGGCGCCCAAGGCGGCGCACATCGCGCCGTCGATTCTGCTCGGCGCGCTCTTTTTCCTCGTCGGCAACGGCGGCGTGGTGTGGGCGGAGCAGCGGGTGCCGTCAGGGCTCGCGGCGCTGATGGTGGCGGTGACTCCGCTCTGGACCACGCTCTTCGAGTGGCGCGGCGGTGGGCGGGCGCCATCGCCCTGGACGGGCGTGGGACTCGTGGCGGGGCTGGCGGGCGTCGGAATGCTGGTGGCGCCGGGCGAGCTGGCACCGGGGCGCGCGGCACTCGGTGGCGCGGTGGACGTGGCGGGCGCCGCGGCATGCATGCTCTCCTCACTGGGCTGGTCGTTCGCGTCGGTGCTCTCGGGAGGGTTGAGGCTGCCGCGCTCGCCCGCCATCGCGTCGAGCCTCCAGATGCTCGCGGGCGGCGTGCTGCTCGTCGCCGCGGGGCTCGCGACGGGCGAAGGCGCGCACGTGGCGGCGCACGGCTTCTCGCTCCGCTCCGGGTTGGCGCTCGGCTACCTCGTCGTGTTCGGCTCGCTCGTCGCATTCACCGCGTTCACCTGGCTGCTCCGGGTCACCTCGCCATCGCGCGTGGCCACCTGCGCCTACGTGAACCCGGTGGTTGCGGTGTTCCTGGGCTGGGCGCTCGCGGGCGAGCGGCTGACGCCGCGGGTGCTCGTGGCCGCGGCGGTGATCATCGGCGCGGTGGTGCTGATCATCTCGACCCGCCGCCGCGGAGACGAAAAAGGACGAGGCGGTGAGCCTGAGCCCACCGCCTCGCCCCTTCCTTCCGGTCGGCCGGCCGCCTAG
- a CDS encoding AI-2E family transporter, protein MPFLDTKQQRAAFLILLLGVGLAMALWPFLTGLIGAPVLYVVFAPLHRWLSARMNPRLAAGLVVALSVVLIVGPGASLIGLVASQAQDMANGVIQSPLLARLRELRIGPYDIGAQLEAVSARIVSLLGEVLLSFVGTATRLALQLTIAFFGLFFLLIAPGSTWNSLLPFIPFSTKNAEALRTRFRDVTTSTLIGTGLTAFLQGSFVYIGFLVTGLPNALFWGVITMALSILPVVGSGLVWVPGVAALALEHRYGWALALTLWGLVVVGNVDNLVRPIVYRRWAQIHPFVTLIGAFAGLRWFGLLGLLIGPLAISYFFELIRMYRQEYLEGRQVPP, encoded by the coding sequence ATGCCTTTCCTCGACACGAAACAGCAGCGCGCCGCGTTCCTCATCCTGCTGCTCGGCGTCGGGCTCGCGATGGCGCTCTGGCCGTTCCTGACGGGGCTCATCGGCGCGCCGGTGCTGTACGTCGTCTTCGCGCCGCTCCATCGGTGGCTCTCGGCCCGGATGAACCCGCGGCTCGCGGCGGGGCTCGTCGTGGCGCTTTCTGTCGTGCTCATCGTGGGGCCGGGCGCATCGCTCATCGGGCTCGTCGCGTCGCAGGCGCAGGACATGGCGAACGGCGTCATCCAGAGCCCGCTCCTCGCGCGGCTCCGCGAGCTCAGAATCGGGCCCTACGACATCGGCGCGCAGCTCGAGGCGGTGAGCGCGCGGATCGTCTCGCTTCTGGGCGAGGTGCTGCTCAGCTTCGTCGGCACCGCCACCCGGCTCGCGCTGCAGCTCACCATCGCCTTCTTCGGCCTCTTTTTCCTGCTCATCGCGCCGGGCTCGACATGGAACTCGCTGTTGCCGTTCATCCCGTTCTCGACCAAGAACGCCGAGGCGCTGCGCACCCGGTTTCGCGACGTCACCACGTCGACGCTCATCGGCACCGGGCTCACCGCATTTCTCCAAGGATCGTTCGTCTACATCGGGTTTCTGGTGACCGGCCTCCCCAACGCGCTCTTCTGGGGCGTCATCACGATGGCGCTCTCGATCCTGCCGGTCGTGGGGAGCGGCCTCGTCTGGGTGCCCGGCGTTGCCGCGCTCGCGCTGGAGCACCGCTACGGGTGGGCGCTGGCGCTCACGCTGTGGGGGCTCGTGGTGGTGGGCAACGTCGACAACCTGGTGCGGCCGATCGTCTACCGGCGGTGGGCGCAGATCCATCCGTTCGTCACCCTGATCGGAGCGTTTGCCGGCCTCCGCTGGTTCGGGCTGCTGGGGCTCCTCATCGGGCCGCTCGCCATCTCCTACTTCTTCGAGCTGATCCGGATGTACCGGCAGGAGTATCTCGAGGGGCGGCAGGTCCCGCCCTGA
- a CDS encoding response regulator has product MAPPPHDRSAPRPPERAPAREAPAAPDAARLPLIAALGVEQDWVRRLLQLEIIGILVAQDGRIVEANDTFLAMVGYARADLEAGRLRWPDITPPEHFGADEHALEELTRLGGCTPYEKEYLRQDGTRVPVLLVASALSGEPLRAVAFVLDLTGRKALERRVRQAQRIDSVVQLAGGIAHDFNNLLTTIIGAAELLLDHPDLDADARDDADQIRLAANRAAQLTQQLLAFGRRQVLRPVVLDLNALVDDVHRLLRRLIGESVELLTDLAPSLDPVLADRAQLEQVLADLVLRARDAMPQGGRIVIATENVTVDAGFAESRPGLSPGRHVVLSVRDSGAAIDRAALDRIFEPFAVGATRGEAARAETGLGLASLYGIVKQSGGHAEAQSEPGQGATFTIYLPAVRRRPSREELAVDGASAEAPGGESVLLVEDDEQVRGLTRRVLERAGYTVAAAADAQSAVALANRHPGTIHLLIVDMMLPGLSGRELAAQLAIHRPAVKVLYISGTADDAIGRDRVLAPGIEFLQKPFARDQLVRKVRQVLDAPLARS; this is encoded by the coding sequence ATGGCCCCGCCTCCTCACGATCGTTCGGCCCCGCGCCCACCCGAGCGCGCGCCCGCCCGCGAAGCCCCTGCGGCGCCCGACGCTGCGCGCCTGCCGCTCATCGCGGCGCTCGGCGTCGAGCAGGACTGGGTGCGGCGCCTGCTTCAACTCGAGATCATCGGCATCCTGGTGGCGCAGGACGGCCGCATCGTCGAGGCCAACGACACCTTTCTCGCCATGGTGGGCTACGCCCGGGCCGACCTCGAGGCCGGGCGCCTCCGCTGGCCCGACATCACGCCGCCCGAGCACTTCGGCGCCGACGAGCATGCACTCGAGGAGCTCACGCGTCTGGGCGGCTGCACCCCATACGAAAAGGAGTACCTCCGGCAGGACGGCACGCGGGTCCCGGTGCTCCTCGTCGCCTCCGCCTTGAGCGGAGAGCCGCTCCGCGCCGTGGCCTTCGTGCTCGATCTCACCGGGCGCAAGGCGCTCGAGCGCCGGGTCCGCCAGGCGCAGCGGATCGACTCGGTGGTGCAACTTGCCGGCGGCATCGCCCACGACTTCAACAATCTGCTCACCACCATCATCGGCGCCGCCGAGCTGCTGCTCGACCACCCGGATCTCGACGCCGACGCGCGCGATGACGCCGACCAGATCCGACTCGCCGCCAACCGCGCGGCCCAGCTCACCCAGCAGCTCCTGGCTTTCGGCCGCCGCCAGGTGCTCCGGCCCGTCGTCCTCGACCTCAACGCGCTGGTGGACGACGTGCACCGGTTGCTCCGGCGGCTGATCGGCGAGTCGGTGGAGCTGCTCACCGACCTCGCGCCGTCGCTCGACCCGGTGCTGGCCGACCGCGCGCAGCTCGAGCAGGTCCTGGCCGACCTCGTGCTCCGCGCGCGCGACGCGATGCCGCAGGGCGGCCGGATCGTGATCGCGACGGAGAACGTGACGGTGGACGCAGGGTTCGCCGAGAGCCGGCCGGGGCTTTCGCCGGGTCGCCACGTGGTGCTCTCGGTGCGCGACTCGGGGGCGGCCATCGACCGCGCGGCCCTCGACCGCATTTTCGAGCCGTTCGCGGTCGGCGCCACCCGCGGCGAGGCGGCCCGGGCCGAGACAGGCCTGGGCCTCGCCTCGCTCTACGGCATCGTGAAGCAGAGCGGCGGCCACGCCGAAGCGCAGAGCGAACCGGGCCAGGGCGCCACCTTCACGATCTATCTGCCGGCCGTGCGCCGGCGCCCCTCGCGCGAGGAGCTTGCGGTGGACGGCGCCTCCGCCGAGGCGCCGGGCGGCGAATCGGTGCTGCTGGTGGAGGATGACGAGCAGGTGCGCGGCCTCACCCGGCGGGTGCTCGAGCGCGCCGGCTACACGGTGGCGGCCGCGGCCGACGCCCAGTCCGCCGTGGCGCTCGCCAACCGGCACCCCGGCACCATTCACCTTCTCATAGTGGACATGATGCTGCCGGGCCTGAGCGGCCGGGAACTTGCCGCCCAGCTCGCCATCCACCGCCCCGCCGTCAAGGTGCTCTACATCTCCGGCACCGCCGACGACGCGATCGGCCGCGACCGGGTCCTGGCGCCCGGAATCGAGTTCCTCCAGAAGCCGTTCGCCCGCGACCAGCTTGTCCGCAAGGTGCGGCAGGTTCTGGACGCCCCCCTCGCCCGCTCTTAG
- a CDS encoding PAS domain S-box protein codes for MPVLVQPGLVPYLAIGVAAVVFAAAAFWAARAARRLRRAEHQRLEAEARIRALSGFLHEAVVAYARDRQITFANRAFEALTGYSMAELRDRQFLEHLHPEDRPLLAAEWDRLDRGETIDAQEYRIVTRAGQVKWASSSWRPLLDDREEIVGYFGTELDITERKQTEHELRRDLELFQTVMEVQQSVVAVGLDSRAVMSAIADRAHRFTHADAALIELVEGEGLATRVDTGAPAGAPRADTTLSSVCVRTGEVQRSDDTSDDRRVDPEAAARLGIRSLLAVPLTAEGRVLGVLKVISGKPHAFSERDVRALRMMAGLMGAALEHAAFLESRQARLEERTNALQESEQRFKHLVDAAQEGICVLDERDVTTYLNQRMAELLDHPIGEVLGRSLYEFMDAGARAGARAALARRSPGSVARLDVRFRRADGGDIWAMVAASPIERKDGTAVGTVMLVTDVTERRLAEERLRRSADRLAMLHDIDHAVLAARSPVEIARAALGRLRRIVPGHWASVVLFDHARDQAQILAGYEQDRSVPAARISLADFGPAELRRRGVVQCVAELAAVEDPPPRQRQLLERGIRSLLAAPLLAQGEVLGEIAVGAAEPGAFDAEHREIVREVAAPLAMAIQHANLRDELIRRTAEHDRQLAERSAAARELGGELDRVIGGLAHEVQAPIRQIHGFTSLLAEEAAHRLSEGGRHTAERIRQASLRLGALVEDLIALARIGREEVLRQRADVGAIAQEVVASLGGDEGGRRIAWEIGRLGAADCDPALVKTALAELASNAVKFTRTRSEPRIRIERVALENNGGEAGIVVRDNGVGFEPGGAERLFDMFARLHRPDEFEGSGLGLALVRRIAEKHGGRAWAESEPGRGSSFYVTLGTGWRDG; via the coding sequence GTGCCCGTCCTGGTCCAACCCGGCCTCGTGCCGTATCTCGCCATCGGTGTCGCCGCCGTGGTGTTCGCGGCCGCCGCCTTCTGGGCGGCCCGCGCCGCCCGCCGGCTTCGGCGCGCCGAGCACCAGCGCCTCGAGGCGGAAGCCCGGATCCGTGCCCTCTCCGGTTTCCTCCACGAAGCCGTCGTGGCCTACGCTCGCGATCGCCAGATCACCTTCGCCAATCGCGCGTTCGAAGCGCTCACCGGCTACTCCATGGCAGAGCTGCGCGACCGGCAGTTCCTGGAGCACCTCCACCCCGAGGACCGCCCGCTGCTCGCCGCCGAGTGGGACCGGCTCGACCGCGGCGAAACGATCGACGCACAGGAGTACCGGATCGTCACCAGGGCCGGCCAGGTAAAGTGGGCCTCCAGCTCGTGGCGGCCGCTCCTCGACGACCGGGAGGAGATCGTCGGCTACTTCGGCACCGAGCTCGACATCACCGAGCGGAAGCAGACCGAGCACGAGCTGCGAAGAGACCTGGAGCTGTTCCAGACGGTGATGGAGGTGCAGCAGTCGGTGGTGGCGGTCGGGCTCGATTCGCGCGCCGTCATGAGCGCCATCGCCGACCGCGCGCACCGCTTCACCCACGCCGACGCGGCGCTCATCGAGCTGGTCGAGGGCGAGGGGCTCGCCACCAGGGTCGACACCGGCGCCCCCGCCGGCGCGCCGCGCGCGGACACCACCCTCTCGAGCGTCTGCGTCCGCACCGGCGAAGTCCAGCGCTCGGACGACACCAGCGACGACCGCCGCGTGGATCCGGAGGCCGCCGCCCGGCTCGGCATCCGCTCGCTGCTTGCGGTGCCGCTCACGGCCGAGGGGCGCGTGCTCGGCGTGCTGAAGGTGATTTCGGGTAAGCCGCACGCATTCAGCGAGCGGGACGTACGCGCGCTTCGCATGATGGCCGGGCTCATGGGCGCGGCGCTCGAGCATGCGGCGTTTCTCGAATCGCGCCAGGCGCGGCTGGAGGAGCGCACCAACGCGTTGCAGGAGAGCGAGCAGCGCTTCAAGCACCTGGTGGACGCCGCGCAGGAAGGCATCTGCGTGCTCGACGAGCGCGACGTGACGACCTACCTCAACCAGCGGATGGCGGAGCTGCTCGACCACCCGATCGGCGAGGTCCTCGGCCGCTCGCTCTACGAGTTCATGGATGCCGGCGCGCGGGCCGGCGCGCGCGCGGCGCTGGCCCGCCGCTCGCCGGGCTCGGTGGCGCGGCTCGACGTGCGCTTCCGCCGCGCCGACGGCGGCGACATCTGGGCCATGGTTGCGGCGAGCCCCATCGAGCGGAAGGACGGGACGGCGGTCGGAACCGTGATGCTGGTGACCGATGTGACCGAGCGCCGCCTCGCCGAGGAGCGGCTCCGGCGCTCCGCCGACCGGCTGGCCATGCTGCACGACATCGACCACGCGGTGCTCGCGGCCCGGTCGCCCGTCGAGATTGCCCGCGCGGCACTGGGCCGGCTCCGGCGCATCGTGCCCGGGCACTGGGCGTCCGTCGTGCTGTTCGACCACGCGCGCGACCAGGCCCAGATTCTCGCCGGATACGAGCAGGACCGCTCGGTGCCGGCCGCGCGCATTTCCCTCGCCGACTTCGGCCCGGCGGAGCTGCGCCGGCGCGGTGTGGTCCAGTGCGTGGCCGAGCTCGCCGCCGTGGAGGATCCGCCGCCCCGCCAGCGGCAGCTCCTGGAACGCGGCATCCGGAGCCTTCTCGCCGCACCGCTCCTCGCCCAGGGCGAAGTGCTCGGCGAGATCGCTGTGGGTGCCGCGGAGCCGGGTGCATTCGACGCGGAGCATCGCGAGATCGTGCGCGAGGTCGCGGCGCCGCTCGCGATGGCCATCCAGCACGCCAACCTTCGCGACGAGCTGATCCGCCGCACCGCCGAGCACGACCGCCAACTGGCCGAGCGGAGCGCCGCCGCGCGCGAGCTGGGCGGCGAGCTGGACCGCGTGATCGGCGGCCTCGCGCACGAGGTGCAGGCGCCGATCCGCCAGATCCACGGATTCACCTCGCTCCTCGCGGAGGAGGCGGCCCATCGTCTGAGCGAGGGCGGGCGCCACACGGCCGAGCGCATTCGGCAGGCATCGCTCAGACTGGGCGCGCTGGTGGAGGATCTGATCGCGCTCGCGCGGATCGGCCGCGAGGAGGTGCTGCGCCAGCGCGCCGACGTCGGTGCCATCGCGCAGGAGGTCGTCGCCTCATTGGGCGGCGATGAGGGGGGACGTCGGATCGCGTGGGAGATCGGCCGCCTCGGTGCCGCCGACTGCGACCCGGCGCTGGTCAAGACGGCGCTCGCCGAGCTGGCGTCGAACGCAGTCAAGTTCACCCGCACGCGATCCGAGCCGCGCATCCGGATCGAGCGGGTCGCGCTCGAAAACAACGGCGGCGAGGCCGGCATCGTGGTGCGCGACAACGGCGTCGGCTTCGAGCCGGGCGGCGCCGAGCGGCTGTTCGACATGTTCGCCCGGCTGCATCGGCCGGACGAATTCGAGGGATCGGGCTTGGGGCTCGCGTTGGTGCGGCGCATAGCGGAGAAGCACGGCGGCCGCGCCTGGGCCGAGAGCGAGCCCGGGCGCGGGTCAAGCTTTTACGTCACCCTCGGCACCGGCTGGCGCGATGGGTGA
- a CDS encoding response regulator, whose protein sequence is MGDGRSGGAILLVEGDPAEAELLSRVLGPGVRIARDGPEALAALGADPPRLVVTADRLPGPGGLDLLGRIRASAALRAVPVVLLTPSPDPELVAEAYRLGVNSVVRKPIAFEDLRAALRQVAAYWLERNV, encoded by the coding sequence ATGGGTGACGGCCGCTCCGGCGGCGCCATCCTCCTGGTCGAAGGCGATCCCGCCGAAGCGGAGCTCTTGTCGCGGGTATTGGGGCCGGGCGTGCGAATCGCGCGCGATGGGCCGGAGGCGCTCGCCGCACTCGGCGCCGATCCACCGCGGCTCGTGGTCACCGCGGACCGGTTGCCCGGCCCCGGCGGACTGGATCTGCTGGGGCGAATCCGTGCGAGCGCGGCGCTCCGCGCGGTCCCCGTGGTACTCCTCACACCGTCGCCCGACCCCGAGCTGGTGGCGGAAGCCTACCGACTCGGGGTCAACAGCGTCGTGCGCAAGCCCATCGCGTTCGAGGACCTGCGCGCGGCGCTGCGCCAGGTGGCGGCGTACTGGCTGGAACGAAACGTCTAG